One window of the Actinomycetota bacterium genome contains the following:
- a CDS encoding amidohydrolase — protein sequence MPDAERADLIVADTDVWCGDAARRRAKAVAIRGDRIVAVGTDDDVRALRGPSTEVLALPGRVVVPGFQDAHVHPSVAGRNLLNVNLDDLSTKDDYLARIKHVADANPDLEWIVGGGWYNTVFTATDGPRKEDLDAVVPDRPVFLLNTDVHAGWVNSKALELAGMTASTPDPWDGYLVRDADGSPAGTLQEGAAYDVMRTVAAQPSVAQWQAYLLRAQQELHALGITGWQDAWVEPDLLRAYRELDDEGALTARVVASMWWDRHAGMEQVDRLVEQREWASGGRLQANTIKIMLDGCPESCTGSMLEPYEGDFGRRHDRGIQFVEAEALNEAVVALDALGFQVHQHALGDRAFREGLDAIEAARKADGWNDARHHIAHIQLPDPADLPRLRRLGVVANLQPFWAQPDPTIVEITTPRVGERASHLYPFRSIHATGAVMCIGSDWPVTTPNPWLELEVAVTRQPPGQPEAEPLDAWQRLDLATAMAAFARGSAYVNHDDEAGVIAPGMRADLAVLDRDPFDRSLGAVGETTVELTLASGRIVFEPS from the coding sequence GTGCCGGATGCAGAGCGCGCCGACCTGATCGTCGCCGACACCGACGTGTGGTGCGGCGACGCCGCGCGGCGCCGAGCCAAGGCCGTCGCGATCCGCGGTGACCGCATCGTGGCCGTGGGCACCGACGACGACGTGCGGGCGCTCCGAGGGCCGTCGACCGAGGTGCTCGCCTTGCCGGGCCGCGTGGTCGTCCCGGGCTTCCAGGATGCGCACGTCCACCCGTCGGTCGCAGGCAGGAACCTGCTCAACGTGAACCTCGACGACCTGTCCACGAAGGACGACTACCTCGCGCGCATCAAGCACGTGGCCGACGCGAACCCCGACCTCGAGTGGATCGTGGGGGGCGGTTGGTACAACACCGTCTTCACCGCGACCGACGGTCCACGCAAGGAGGATCTCGACGCGGTCGTGCCCGACCGGCCGGTGTTCCTGTTGAACACCGACGTCCATGCCGGCTGGGTGAACTCCAAGGCGCTCGAGCTCGCCGGGATGACCGCGTCGACACCCGACCCGTGGGATGGCTACCTCGTGCGCGACGCCGACGGGTCGCCGGCGGGCACCCTGCAGGAGGGCGCCGCCTACGACGTCATGCGCACGGTCGCCGCACAGCCGAGCGTGGCCCAGTGGCAGGCGTACCTCCTCCGGGCGCAGCAGGAGCTGCATGCGCTGGGCATCACGGGGTGGCAGGACGCCTGGGTCGAGCCCGACCTGCTGCGTGCCTACCGCGAGCTCGACGACGAGGGCGCGCTCACGGCCCGCGTCGTCGCCTCGATGTGGTGGGATCGCCACGCCGGCATGGAGCAGGTCGATCGGCTCGTCGAGCAGCGGGAGTGGGCGAGCGGAGGTCGGCTCCAGGCGAACACGATCAAGATCATGCTCGACGGCTGCCCGGAGAGCTGCACCGGCTCGATGCTCGAGCCGTACGAGGGCGACTTCGGCCGGCGGCACGATCGCGGCATCCAGTTCGTCGAGGCCGAGGCGCTGAACGAGGCGGTCGTCGCTCTCGACGCCCTCGGCTTCCAGGTGCACCAGCACGCCCTCGGCGACCGGGCCTTCCGCGAGGGGCTCGACGCGATCGAGGCCGCCCGCAAGGCCGACGGATGGAACGACGCCCGCCATCACATCGCGCACATCCAACTGCCCGACCCCGCCGATCTGCCGCGCCTGCGCCGTCTCGGGGTCGTCGCGAACCTGCAGCCGTTCTGGGCGCAGCCCGATCCGACGATCGTCGAGATCACGACGCCGCGGGTGGGTGAGCGAGCGTCCCACCTCTACCCGTTCCGGTCGATCCACGCGACCGGCGCCGTGATGTGCATCGGCAGCGACTGGCCCGTGACCACGCCGAACCCATGGCTCGAGCTCGAGGTCGCGGTGACGCGGCAGCCTCCCGGGCAGCCCGAGGCCGAGCCGCTCGACGCGTGGCAACGCCTCGACCTCGCCACGGCGATGGCCGCCTTCGCGCGAGGCTCCGCCTACGTGAACCACGACGACGAGGCGGGTGTGATCGCGCCCGGCATGCGCGCCGATCTCGCGGTGCTCGACCGCGATCCGTTCGATCGATCGCTCGGCGCGGTCGGCGAGACGACGGTCGAGCTGACGCTGGCCTCGGGCCGGATCGTCTTCGAGCCCTCCTGA